The Lathyrus oleraceus cultivar Zhongwan6 chromosome 5, CAAS_Psat_ZW6_1.0, whole genome shotgun sequence genome includes the window TTAAAATTGatgtatttttaaaaattgacacacatttatttttatataataatataaatttaaatatataaatatatattgtgCGGGTATAAGACGGGTTGGATATTAAGGTGTCCATCCCCGCACCCATCCTCGCTTATTTAAATGGGTAATTATCCGAATCATGCCCGTACCCATGTATCTGGGTTTTTATCCTACCCGTTGTGGATATTTTTGTGGATACCCACTGAAGATGGGTCAAATTGTCATCCCAACCTAAACCTATATGTGATATTCCACACAGATCCAATATAAATATCACATCTTCATAAACAAGTGTTGGTACCAACTATGTTCATGCAttttatgattattattattattacttatTTATATAATGAAAAAGAATGGAAGTATGTTATCCAAATGGTCCATTAATTCTTTAAAACatgttaatttttttttaattaacGATAAATTTAACAGttgatttttaaattttttatacGTTAATTAAATGAAAATCACTAAAATGATATATgtttcaaaattttaaaatttcaaaGATATAATTAAGGGATAAAGAAGTTATTTTGATCGCTAATTATTACCCATTAAcgttaaaataaaataaaaaccaTGGATAACAAAGTTTAAATTGATTGAAACTCGCTTCTTCGAAGTGAGTTATACATCAAGTATCATTTCAATGCTAATCTACATAGATTAATCCTTAATTAACTCTGAAAACACTGGTATTATTACATTATAATGAACCAAACTACATACCTAAATTAAAGTAATCATTATTAAGGGGTGAGTAATAATGTCAATGACTTTTTCCGCTGAGTTTAGCCCGAACGATTCCTTCAAACGAACCAATTAATCCTACGATTGTTACAAGAAAGCATGCAAAGCTAAATATTCTGAGAGCAATCCATTTTCCAGTCCAAGCTCCAATTTTCATCTGTACAAAGTACATCTCAACTGGGAAATATATAGCCAATGGCCAGAAATTTATGCCTCCTAATACTCCAAGAACTTGGTTGAAGTAAGGGAATAAAATTGCAAGTCCAGTGGTTGAAATCACGTAGGTTGTTCTAAAACAAAACCTGTAAAGATTTACCTCAAAAGCAGGTAATAGAGGAAGTTTCACTCTGCGAAAATCATTCACAAAGCCACTCTTGGGAAATTTTTTGGAACACCATCTATCAGCAGTACTATATATTGGTTGACTGTATATCTGATATCCTCCAACCAAATGAATGATAATGCAAACATTGGCAAAGTCTATAAGCCAATAAGGCTCGTAAAATCCAAACCCTGTCAATAGATTTCCTGGTGCAGCATTTCCAAAAGCTGCATATCCAAAGCATCCACAGCATAGGTAGAAGAATGTCGTAATGGAGATTGAAATCACGGAGGCCTTTTTCATGGTTCGATTCTCTGATGGAGGAGACTCCAAAGTGTCCTTTGCTCAAcaaaattcaaattttatttaaTATGTATTGTATTACATAAAAAAAAACTCTATCTGCCTTATAATAATCAAGCTTTACTCGTCGAATTTGAATATGAAATGTTGAAGGTACCTGTATCTCAAGAAGGAGCATTGGGTATGGATAGGAAAAGCTAATGTCACCAATTGCCTGGAAGATTAACCAGATTTTGTCAGCAACATTAGCAGTTTGTACTCCTTTCAAACTTCCCAGAAATCTTCCATTTTCTGCAAAAAGCAATCCAAGTCCTATGAAGTATGAACTATATAATAGAGCATAATATTGCTTGAAATTAACAAAGAAACATAATCTTAAATTGGCAGAAACCGAATGAAGACGAGCCTTACTTATGACTGTTGCTATACCGAGTCCTAGTCCAATGATTGAGTATGAAAAAGACATTATTGCCGCAACAACTGAAACCCAAGTCATGTTATGGAGATCCGGTATGAATGACATAACAATCTGAACAAGTCCAAACAGCATCATATACAAATTTCCGCCGTAACTACAAGGAGCATCGCGCCCTTTCTTGTGATAACAATTTGATCTCATAATAGCCCTGTAATGATTAGTAGATTAAACTTGTGTCATTGTCTTGTTGGCAAAAAAAAGTACAACCAAAGATGAGAGGTTCAACTTCAACCAAAGAAGTACCTCATACTGATTGCTGTGGTAATTACATAGGCAACGCAAGTCCCATACAAGCTCAAGAATTGAAGGAAACCAGCCACGTATGTCCTTTTCATACCTGAACCACGATTAAACTCGATTTGACGTTATAGTTGTTATAGTAGTTCATGACAAAGAGTTGAATGTGTTCTTACCAAGATTGACTCTAACAGCATCAATGTAAGAGTAGTTTCTTTTCCCAGTCACCGGGTCAGGATTTCTGTAACAATCAGAcaaaagaaatgaagaaatatAGGTAGCCATTGCACAAGAAATCAAGGCAATTGGCCCTCCAATCCATCCTAATTGAGCAATACTCCATGCCAACGACAAAACACCAGACCCAATAACCGCGGTAATGATATGAGCCACAGCACTCTTCACATTTCCTGCAGAATTTTGTGGCAGGAATATAAAACTTCTGAGTATTCAAATTCAAGTATATGAAAATGAATTGGTTATGTATGATGCTATAGAGAGTTTTTTCTACCAGTTCTTTTGGCACGTCCATCATCATCATAAGCAACAGATTCTATTCTTGTTATTTGTAGAGAATTTTTCGCATCCATCTTTATCCAAGCAAACATATAGTTCAATGGAAATGAAATTGGAGTTAATAGTTAATACACACATGTAAATGTAATCTAAAGTAAAACTTATATAAgattaatttatttattttaattaatccTATAAACTAACCATTGCATAgtttatttgttttttttcctCCAAGTTAACTTAAACAAGTACAATATAACAACCTAAGACAACATAGGAGAAAAAAATAAGAGTGAAACCAAATAAACAAAACTCACTGTGAGAGTGTAAATTTACATTCATGCGATAATTCATAATTTAATCAAGCAATGCAATTATATTTTcataaaataaaagagaaaacTATTAACCCGAAatttttctttctctcttttcTTTGTCCCTCTTCTACCTCTTTATTTTTCTCCTCTTTTTTCTGAGTTTTTAAGGTGAATTCTTGCTCTTTCAAAAAAGTTTGGATATGACTCTATATAATTTTCTTTTCTTgattttttggtgaaagtttTTTCCTCTTTGAGCAGTAAAATATCATATAGAAATTTTAAATTTCACGTTAGGAAATCAATTATGGCATTCAACTGTTCCCATATTATTTTGAAAGTCAATTAAGATTATGCCTCTTTTGGTAAACAAAATAAAACTAATTGAGAATCAAATCACATATTTTTTAATAAATACAAAAAAAGTAATTCAACACTTCTAAAATAAAATGAATATCCAATGCACACAACTAATCCTTATAATGGAGATGCAAACCCAAAACCTCTTCTCAAAATGTAAGAGATTCATTGTTATCTTATTCAAATACTACAAGGGAAGGTAATCAAACATTCATTTTTTGAGAAAATATAATTATGGTGGGAATTTTAATCAATTATAAATCTAATATTTAGAATTAAGAAATTGTTGATAACAGATAAGTTAGTTGTTAATAAATAGTGAAATATTTAAAAACTTTGaatagtatatatatatatatatatatatatatatatatatatatatatatatatatatatatatatatatatatattgaatagTTAAAAATATCTTTAAACATTGATActttaaataattaaaaatatcTGGGATGCACAAACACTACTACGAAATATAAATTTTGTAATGGACTTTCACTTCGGCCAACTATGATAAAATCTTCTAATTTAGATATAtctatttattattattttaaataaaaattaaataacattCACTAAGGTTAGAGTTTTCAACTATAGAAAAATGTCCCTCTTAGGGACACGCTTCGAGTCTTAGTGCATATAATATAATTTTTCACTCATTTTTAAGATATTTTTACGTTGCAATGTCGTTTTTACTATATCTTAAAAATTCTGACGTTGAAGATCAATGTTAAGTTTCAAGCATACTATTTACCTAATAAAGTGAAACTTGACATTAATCATCAAACcaaattttttaatatattattttagtATCTTTAAGTCTTAAACCTTCAGGGTCTTGATACAACAAAGCAACAAGAATGGGAGATGGAGATTGTTGTCGAGGTTTATCTTGTGTAAGAGGAGATTGTTGTGAGACTTAGAAATGCTTCTAAGTTCAGACCGATATTTCGACAGAAGATTGCGTTCGACACATATTTGAATTGGAATAAAAGAGGGATAATTGTATTTCATTCTTattgagaatgtatcaagtgtgagtagtgtggataatagtcccacattggttggaaatatggagacttgagcatttataagtgagagaacctacccacctatcaccttaagattttaggtgaatatgtggtgtgtctctcacaaaggtgttgctccaAAAAGGAAGtcccacaatgttcaatgctccatAGTGAACCCcccccaacaaatggtatcataGCCTTTGGTTCGAGAAAGGGACCGACTTAACGACATCAatgtggtgaataagaaacgttctGTTGAAGAATGTCAACAACATCAAtgtggtgaataagaaatgttttatgcggtacaagagtttgtggaagtaagaagaactttcacttgagggggagcattgtgGATTCATACTTaagggggagtgttgagaatgtatcaagtgtgagtagtgtggataatagttccacattggttggaaatatAGAGACTTAAACATTTATAAGTGAGAAAacccactcacctatcaccttaaggttttaggtgaatatatggtgtgtctctcacaaatTTTATTTATACCTTTTGTCTAGAATTTATCTTTTATTGCAAGTCATTTATCAAGCGCTTTTTATACACTTTCTTTATATTATGCAATATATCCCTTTGAAAACGCTTTAAACAAACAATCTTCATACATGAATATTGTCGAAGTGTTCATCATTTTTTAAATACAATTTTAAACAATAACAtatgtcctaggatcaatctggTCGATCCTGTGAGTAACTAAAGCATTCTTGATTTGGAagaccagcggttgtttaccaattttcacggtaaacaaattggcacgcccaaTGGGACAATGCTAGtgtttaaatatatttttttttaaatctttaTTAGTTCTTCATTTTTCTCTTTGTATAACTTCGTTGCATGTTATTGAGAAGTAGTAAAGTAGCCACAACTAACGAAGATAGACCAAAGAGAAGATACACGAGGAGAATGGTGAATCCACCAAATAACCAACATCCTCTAAATAGTAATGGAGAACCACCATCTGCATCTACGCCAGGGGAAGTACGATCGCAGCATCCGCTGTAGAACTCGTACCATCCATGACGGATTTGACGTATGTGCAGTCGATGGCCCATAGCAGGCCTATTATATCTTATGTGGGGCCACAAGACCCACCAGTAAACCCTATAGCAACGTAGGATCCActagttgtaagaccccaattttgaccctaagatccctcatgccacctcatcatatgcattagctttgggatcacacattggcatcctccttacccttcattcattgggtttgcattgggagagatcaccaagcacttttgattgtatcatactttgtttttcattatttactaatcaaaataccaaaaaatatgtcaatgtatagtttaactcttttgtaggtagtgtttgtgctcacctatgctccatcaagctcatatctagggtttgagaccctcaatgcaaggagttcaatcaagaaatggttcacattggatatatacatcatatatgggtccccatgataTTCAAAagtcattttgatcaagaatgTTTCAAAAGCTTGGAgattgtttgccttggaaaccctaattcatctaggtatcttgtgtgacttcctcaacaagtttcttcaatatttgatcaaatgtttCAAGGGGTACTTCATATTAaatcatcctacacatatatgatcctccatgagtgCCAAAActcaagagaatatcaagctagcaagttggtccatggtggttgactagagaaagtcaattgatcaaaactagggttccctagaccccatctcctacaatttttgtcatatgaaaatgattccaagataaaagttactcaaaattacattccaaacaactttcatgtttaagtaaagagctattttttcttttaaagtcatattttatggtgaaagattataggtcattttgtctgaaccctagtttagaggtcaacttcccaagaccataacttgctcaaatcttatgatatgaaatccattaaaattccatgatcatattcaatatgtataattcaactttaatgtttggagtaagttcaaattcaacttgaaaatgcatgtgccaagaggaaacattataggtcatcttgggtcattaccattgaacaagtgattttcctcaacttctaaaatgcataactctttcatgccaaattcgaatgaggtaaaatttgtgaccaaattgaataggtttgaaagagatataactttaatgaaggaacatgtttcatttgaagttcatagcaaaagttattcaaggtggaagaagtgaacatttgacttgggacttagaaaattttcaaatatgtttgatttcccaaacttccatctcagatttcatcatgatccaagcttcaaattaaaaagtgttcaacagtaaagttgttacccttgatctaacctttccaaaaaatccaagatcatctcatttggatcaaaatttaaGGACTTGCAAatgggtgcaatgtgaggtaccatttggaagaatttcatgatccaattcaattcacaaatgcatggcttaatgcaacacttTCAACATGACATGTGCACACTTTTGGACCTTTGTCAATCATTATTTGGGCTTTGTGCACACCCATGCTAGCTCATGAAGaaactttctatttttgaacTTTGGAATGGAAGTGTGTAAACAACACatgcattggctataaatagagaagcAATGTGATCAGAACTTCAAAAACACCTTACCTAAGCTTTGCCAGACCAATCCATACCCTCCATTGCATAGAATTTATGAGGTTttcttttgaaatcgagcttgaacttcatcttctgtttggatgttcaaactccagaaattcacttcccttttcatctcaattggtttctacaagcaagaggaagagaaaac containing:
- the LOC127080663 gene encoding probable amino acid permease 7, producing the protein MDAKNSLQITRIESVAYDDDGRAKRTGNVKSAVAHIITAVIGSGVLSLAWSIAQLGWIGGPIALISCAMATYISSFLLSDCYRNPDPVTGKRNYSYIDAVRVNLGMKRTYVAGFLQFLSLYGTCVAYVITTAISMRAIMRSNCYHKKGRDAPCSYGGNLYMMLFGLVQIVMSFIPDLHNMTWVSVVAAIMSFSYSIIGLGLGIATVIKNGRFLGSLKGVQTANVADKIWLIFQAIGDISFSYPYPMLLLEIQDTLESPPSENRTMKKASVISISITTFFYLCCGCFGYAAFGNAAPGNLLTGFGFYEPYWLIDFANVCIIIHLVGGYQIYSQPIYSTADRWCSKKFPKSGFVNDFRRVKLPLLPAFEVNLYRFCFRTTYVISTTGLAILFPYFNQVLGVLGGINFWPLAIYFPVEMYFVQMKIGAWTGKWIALRIFSFACFLVTIVGLIGSFEGIVRAKLSGKSH